Proteins from a genomic interval of Synechococcus sp. A15-28:
- the petM gene encoding cytochrome b6-f complex subunit PetM, which yields MASEIFGTAAIFWVLIPVGLAGGALLLKLQGD from the coding sequence ATGGCTTCGGAGATTTTCGGCACTGCCGCCATTTTCTGGGTGCTGATCCCCGTGGGTCTGGCTGGTGGCGCCCTTCTCCTCAAGCTTCAGGGGGACTGA
- a CDS encoding NAD(P)H-binding protein, with translation MQVLVLGGTGTLGRQIARRALDAGHDVRCMVRTPRKASFLQEWGCELTRGDLLEPDSLDYALDDVDAVIDASTSRPTDPHSVYETDWDGKLNLLRACERAEVKRFVFLSLLGAHRHRSVPLMDIKACTENLLESSDFDYTILQGAAFMQGVISQFAIPVLESQTVWVSGSPTAIAYMNSQDMARFAVAALERQETIRGTYPVVGPKPWNTGELVQLCERCSGKTARVFRVQPFLIKLMQGVASFFEPAVNVAERLSFAEVTGGGQALDAPMETSYAAFGLEPTETTEMESYISEYYDTILKRLREMEADLDKDAKKKLPF, from the coding sequence ATGCAGGTTCTGGTGTTGGGTGGCACGGGCACCCTTGGACGACAGATAGCCCGCCGTGCCCTTGACGCCGGACATGACGTGCGCTGCATGGTTCGGACCCCTAGAAAGGCGTCCTTTTTGCAGGAGTGGGGTTGCGAGTTGACCCGCGGTGACCTGCTGGAGCCCGACAGCCTCGATTACGCCCTGGATGATGTCGATGCTGTGATCGATGCCTCCACCAGTCGCCCCACCGATCCCCACAGCGTCTACGAGACCGACTGGGACGGAAAGTTAAATCTGCTGCGGGCCTGCGAGCGTGCTGAGGTCAAACGTTTCGTCTTTCTTTCCCTGCTCGGTGCCCATCGGCATCGCTCGGTGCCGCTGATGGACATCAAGGCCTGCACCGAGAACCTGCTGGAGTCGTCTGATTTCGACTACACGATCCTGCAGGGCGCAGCCTTCATGCAGGGGGTGATCAGTCAGTTCGCCATTCCTGTGCTGGAGAGTCAGACCGTCTGGGTCAGTGGCAGTCCGACGGCAATCGCTTACATGAACTCCCAGGACATGGCCCGGTTCGCCGTGGCCGCCCTGGAGCGTCAGGAAACCATTCGCGGCACCTACCCGGTGGTGGGGCCGAAGCCATGGAACACCGGTGAACTGGTTCAGCTCTGTGAGCGCTGCAGTGGCAAGACCGCCCGGGTGTTCCGTGTTCAGCCGTTCTTGATCAAGCTGATGCAGGGCGTGGCCTCGTTCTTTGAACCAGCGGTGAACGTGGCGGAGCGCCTCTCTTTCGCAGAGGTGACGGGTGGCGGCCAGGCCCTGGACGCCCCGATGGAGACCAGCTACGCCGCCTTCGGTCTTGAGCCCACGGAGACCACCGAGATGGAGAGTTACATCAGCGAGTACTACGACACGATCCTGAAACGGCTGCGGGAGATGGAGGCCGATCTGGACAAGGACGCCAAGAAAAAGCTGCCGTTCTGA
- a CDS encoding methyltransferase domain-containing protein produces MAESCCSSSEPVDQSEAVDARYGAAAHEREACLCTPVGFDPALLQVIPDAVVERDYGCGDPTRWVRPGDRVLDLGSGSGKNAFICSQVVGADGAVLGVDRNPDMLSLSRQAAPAVAEAIGYGNVRFVEGAIEALDEQDDAAEPLVPDASIDVVLSNCVLNLVNPSSRQRLLANIRRVLAPGGRVAISDIVCDKPVPMHLQQDPDLWSGCISGAWQEDEFLADFRQLGLEQVSFADRSEQPWRTVEGIEFRAVTLVGQLPGAPSGSGAGCC; encoded by the coding sequence ATGGCGGAGTCCTGCTGCTCGTCTTCAGAACCAGTGGATCAGTCCGAAGCCGTGGATGCCCGCTACGGCGCGGCTGCCCACGAGCGTGAGGCTTGCCTGTGCACGCCGGTTGGGTTCGATCCGGCACTGCTTCAGGTGATTCCCGATGCGGTGGTGGAACGTGACTACGGGTGCGGCGATCCCACCCGCTGGGTTCGCCCGGGTGATCGCGTGCTGGATCTGGGCAGTGGTAGCGGCAAGAACGCCTTCATCTGCTCCCAGGTCGTTGGAGCGGACGGGGCTGTGCTGGGGGTTGATCGCAATCCCGACATGCTGAGCCTCTCGCGTCAGGCGGCGCCGGCGGTGGCCGAGGCCATCGGCTACGGCAATGTCCGTTTTGTTGAGGGCGCCATCGAAGCGCTGGATGAGCAGGACGACGCTGCTGAACCGCTGGTGCCGGACGCCAGCATCGATGTGGTGCTCAGCAACTGTGTGCTCAACCTGGTGAATCCGTCCTCTCGGCAGCGGCTCCTGGCCAACATCCGCCGGGTGCTGGCCCCGGGAGGCCGTGTCGCCATCAGCGACATCGTCTGCGACAAGCCGGTGCCGATGCATCTCCAGCAGGATCCGGACCTGTGGAGTGGCTGCATCAGTGGTGCCTGGCAGGAAGACGAGTTTCTGGCGGATTTCCGTCAGCTGGGTCTGGAGCAGGTGTCTTTTGCCGATCGCAGTGAACAGCCCTGGCGAACGGTGGAGGGCATTGAATTTCGTGCTGTCACCCTCGTCGGTCAGCTCCCCGGCGCGCCATCCGGCTCCGGGGCCGGCTGCTGCTGA
- a CDS encoding pseudouridine synthase, with product MTTLLFNKPYGVLSQFTPEAASRWRCLAEFINVPEVYAAGRLDADSEGLLLLTDQGRLQQRLTDPRFGHWRSYWVQVEGQPDDAQLNRLREGIEIQRKRTMPARVRWLQGEEMPDLPERDPPIRVRATIPTSWLELSLREGRNRQVRRMTAAVGLPTLRLVRCRIDLMDGKAELDLKDLPAGRWRPVTNAEQGRLNRLLSSSRPRSRMARRGADRRG from the coding sequence TTGACCACCCTGCTGTTCAACAAGCCCTACGGCGTCCTCAGTCAGTTCACCCCTGAGGCAGCTAGCCGCTGGCGTTGTCTGGCTGAGTTCATCAATGTGCCTGAGGTTTATGCCGCAGGACGATTGGACGCAGACAGCGAAGGTCTTCTGTTGCTGACTGATCAGGGTCGCCTTCAGCAACGCCTCACCGATCCGCGTTTCGGCCACTGGCGCAGCTACTGGGTCCAGGTGGAGGGACAACCGGACGATGCGCAGTTGAATCGGTTGCGGGAGGGGATTGAGATTCAACGCAAGCGAACCATGCCGGCACGGGTTCGCTGGCTGCAGGGAGAGGAGATGCCAGACCTTCCAGAACGGGATCCTCCGATTCGGGTTCGCGCCACCATTCCCACCAGTTGGCTTGAGCTGTCCCTGAGGGAAGGCCGCAACCGCCAGGTGCGCCGCATGACTGCCGCCGTGGGCCTGCCAACCCTGAGGTTGGTCCGCTGTCGCATCGACCTGATGGACGGAAAGGCTGAACTTGATCTGAAGGATCTACCAGCTGGACGCTGGCGGCCGGTCACCAACGCTGAACAGGGCCGGCTGAACCGCCTGCTCAGCAGCAGCCGGCCCCGGAGCCGGATGGCGCGCCGGGGAGCTGACCGACGAGGGTGA
- the infA gene encoding translation initiation factor IF-1 yields MIETSGVIEKEQGNGFYLVTLEQPAGHQCLCRAAGKLTKFRIKLLAGDKVLVEISPYDLTRGRITYRERNAGAPGGRPGGNRPGGPRRR; encoded by the coding sequence ATGATCGAAACCTCGGGCGTGATCGAGAAGGAACAGGGAAATGGGTTCTATCTGGTCACCCTTGAGCAGCCTGCTGGTCACCAATGCCTGTGCCGGGCCGCCGGAAAACTCACCAAGTTCCGCATCAAGCTGCTCGCCGGCGACAAGGTTCTGGTGGAGATCAGCCCCTACGACCTCACCCGCGGCCGCATCACCTACCGGGAACGCAATGCAGGTGCCCCTGGTGGCCGCCCGGGTGGCAACCGACCAGGGGGACCGCGTCGTCGTTAA
- the trxB gene encoding thioredoxin-disulfide reductase yields the protein MSDASGHVENLVIVGSGPAGYTAAIYAARANLQPLLITGFQRGGIPGGQLMTTTHVENFPGFPDGILGPDLMDLMKAQAVRWGTHLIEADADRIDLNQRPFRIEADGETIQAHAVVIATGASANRLGLPTEERYWSSGISACAICDGATPQFRNEELAVVGGGDSACEEAVYLTKYGSHVHLIVRSDQFRASAAMADRVMANPAITVHWNSEIEDVAGGEWMESLTLRDRVTGETRSLAVRGLFYAIGHTPNTDLLKGQIELDGKGYLVTDSGRPETSVDGVFSAGDVADAEWRQGITAAGSGCKAALAAERWLSHHNLATRVARASVEPAQAEQPVNVAVTTEESYDPQGLWQKGSFALRKLYHDSDKPLLVVYTSPTCGPCHVLKPQLQRVITELDGDAQAVVIDIEADQAIAEQAGVSGTPTVQLFHNKAMVKQWRGVKPRSEFKAAIESLAA from the coding sequence ATGTCCGACGCTTCCGGGCACGTTGAAAATCTCGTCATCGTTGGCTCAGGGCCTGCCGGCTACACCGCTGCCATCTACGCCGCACGGGCCAACCTGCAGCCGCTCCTGATCACAGGGTTCCAGCGGGGAGGCATCCCTGGCGGCCAATTGATGACCACCACCCACGTGGAGAACTTTCCGGGGTTCCCCGATGGAATCCTCGGTCCAGACCTGATGGACCTGATGAAAGCCCAGGCCGTGCGCTGGGGCACCCACCTGATCGAAGCCGATGCAGACCGGATTGACCTGAACCAGCGCCCCTTCCGCATCGAAGCTGACGGAGAGACGATCCAGGCCCATGCCGTGGTCATCGCCACCGGTGCCAGTGCGAACCGGCTTGGCCTGCCCACAGAGGAGCGCTATTGGAGCAGTGGCATTAGTGCCTGCGCGATCTGCGATGGGGCCACCCCGCAGTTCCGCAATGAGGAACTGGCGGTAGTTGGGGGTGGTGATTCCGCTTGCGAGGAAGCGGTCTATCTCACCAAGTACGGCAGCCACGTCCATCTGATCGTCCGATCCGACCAATTCCGAGCGAGCGCCGCCATGGCCGATCGCGTGATGGCCAATCCAGCCATCACGGTGCACTGGAACAGTGAGATCGAAGATGTGGCAGGCGGAGAGTGGATGGAATCCCTCACTCTTCGGGACCGGGTGACCGGAGAGACCCGCTCCCTCGCGGTGCGAGGCCTGTTCTATGCCATTGGCCACACTCCGAACACCGATCTGCTCAAGGGTCAGATCGAGTTGGATGGGAAGGGTTACCTGGTCACCGACTCAGGGCGCCCGGAAACCTCCGTGGACGGGGTGTTTTCAGCCGGCGACGTGGCCGACGCCGAATGGAGGCAAGGCATCACTGCCGCCGGCAGCGGCTGCAAAGCGGCCCTGGCAGCGGAGCGCTGGCTCAGCCACCACAACCTGGCCACCCGCGTCGCCAGAGCATCCGTGGAGCCGGCCCAGGCAGAACAACCCGTGAATGTGGCCGTCACAACCGAGGAGAGCTACGACCCCCAGGGGCTGTGGCAAAAAGGCAGCTTCGCCCTCCGCAAGCTTTATCACGACAGCGACAAGCCGCTGCTGGTGGTTTACACCTCACCCACCTGCGGTCCGTGCCACGTGCTCAAGCCACAGCTGCAGCGTGTGATCACCGAGCTCGACGGTGATGCCCAGGCTGTTGTGATCGACATCGAAGCCGATCAGGCCATTGCCGAGCAGGCGGGAGTGAGTGGAACGCCGACGGTGCAGCTGTTCCACAACAAAGCTATGGTGAAGCAGTGGCGGGGCGTGAAGCCCCGCAGCGAATTCAAGGCTGCGATTGAGTCCCTTGCTGCTTAA
- a CDS encoding DEAD/DEAH box helicase family protein — protein MDGEAAGEQDVLVFAGPGAGKTLGALLAFRSMRREQRLQHFLVFCHRTSILEQWQRAAARLGLSLVSWPCEPGRLSQADGLLLTYQSAGRQPQQLAAALRPWPSSSQLAIADEAHHLGLDPDEPGAAAWSLSFEEQTSHCRLRLGLTGTPFRADNLGFCAARRIRTVQNGELVEQIQPDLCVEPRELIAAGDVRPLEFHFQDGWVEHSQEGRPDRDVSPLSQEQRESWRARNLRRAIRLADSSCIGQQVILQAQRRLSRVRQQQPNAAGLVIARDIDHASAIATLLKDDGYRVDLVHSQDPDAASRLDDFQSGAADWLVSIDMCAEGFDAPRLRVVAYLTTVVTRSRFLQGITRAVRMTPELAEHEPVPRNPSYVVAPADPLLMGYARSWSVAEPYVLGSHNSHEAPLSDSPGPGRGPSLPLEAVNDGAGAMIRLKTPQLPSFLQR, from the coding sequence CTGGATGGTGAAGCGGCCGGTGAACAGGACGTCCTCGTCTTCGCAGGCCCCGGTGCTGGAAAGACCCTTGGGGCGCTGCTGGCCTTTCGCAGCATGCGTCGGGAACAACGGCTGCAGCACTTCCTGGTGTTCTGCCACCGCACCTCGATCCTGGAGCAATGGCAACGGGCCGCTGCACGGTTGGGGCTCAGCCTGGTCAGCTGGCCCTGCGAGCCAGGGAGGCTGAGCCAGGCGGATGGCCTGCTGCTGACGTATCAATCCGCCGGTCGTCAGCCGCAGCAGCTTGCGGCAGCACTCCGCCCCTGGCCCAGCTCAAGCCAGCTGGCCATTGCGGACGAAGCCCACCACCTCGGGTTGGATCCCGACGAGCCTGGAGCAGCAGCCTGGAGCCTGAGCTTTGAGGAGCAGACATCCCACTGCCGCCTGCGCCTGGGATTGACGGGTACCCCGTTTCGCGCCGACAACCTCGGCTTCTGCGCAGCACGCCGCATCCGCACGGTGCAGAACGGTGAGCTGGTGGAGCAGATCCAGCCTGATCTCTGCGTGGAACCGCGGGAACTGATCGCCGCAGGAGACGTGCGCCCCCTGGAATTCCACTTTCAGGACGGCTGGGTGGAGCACAGCCAGGAGGGCCGCCCCGATCGTGATGTCTCCCCCCTCTCCCAGGAGCAGCGCGAGAGCTGGCGCGCCCGCAATCTGCGCCGCGCCATCCGACTGGCGGACAGCAGCTGTATCGGTCAGCAGGTGATTCTGCAGGCCCAGCGACGACTCTCCAGGGTTCGCCAGCAGCAACCCAATGCCGCGGGACTGGTGATCGCCCGCGACATCGACCATGCCTCAGCCATCGCCACCCTTCTCAAGGACGATGGCTACAGGGTGGATCTGGTCCATTCCCAGGACCCTGATGCCGCATCTCGTCTCGATGATTTTCAGTCCGGCGCAGCGGACTGGCTGGTGAGCATCGACATGTGCGCCGAGGGATTTGACGCCCCCCGCCTCAGGGTGGTGGCTTATCTGACGACGGTGGTCACCCGCAGCCGCTTTCTCCAAGGCATCACCCGGGCCGTCCGCATGACCCCGGAGCTGGCGGAACACGAGCCTGTTCCCCGCAACCCCTCCTACGTGGTGGCCCCTGCGGACCCTCTGCTGATGGGCTACGCCCGCTCCTGGTCCGTGGCAGAGCCCTATGTGCTGGGCTCGCATAACAGCCACGAGGCCCCCCTGAGCGATTCCCCTGGTCCTGGACGAGGCCCCAGCCTGCCGCTGGAGGCAGTCAACGACGGAGCGGGGGCCATGATTCGCCTGAAAACGCCGCAACTGCCTTCTTTTTTGCAGCGTTGA
- a CDS encoding EF-1 guanine nucleotide exchange domain-containing protein → MGLSAIECPDGVCHSHHGGHSVERRTMQSTLEEHGRDWCERLAERIYEISVDSFSQSVMPSLHAAGWQRRHLDWEFKLNERESEPDRTLVDGIINATESFLRSSEVHRLFVQELVQGTFAEASEDDLRIQAVRTLVENEIVAMLAEKRQELLDRLAHQLLESAQGNFDAAHTAAEEALMEVERLVVNHAEAL, encoded by the coding sequence ATGGGTCTCAGCGCAATCGAGTGTCCCGACGGCGTCTGCCACAGCCACCACGGCGGTCATTCCGTGGAACGTCGGACCATGCAGTCCACCCTTGAGGAGCACGGACGCGACTGGTGCGAGCGGCTGGCGGAGCGGATCTATGAGATCTCCGTCGACAGCTTTTCCCAGAGCGTGATGCCGAGCCTGCATGCTGCGGGATGGCAGCGCCGCCATCTCGACTGGGAGTTCAAGCTCAACGAGCGCGAATCAGAACCGGATCGCACGCTGGTGGACGGCATCATTAATGCCACGGAGAGCTTCCTGCGCAGCAGTGAGGTGCACCGTCTGTTCGTCCAGGAACTGGTGCAAGGCACCTTCGCTGAAGCCAGCGAAGATGATCTGCGCATCCAGGCGGTGCGCACCCTGGTAGAGAACGAGATCGTGGCGATGCTCGCGGAGAAGCGACAGGAGCTGCTGGATCGCCTGGCCCATCAATTGCTGGAGTCAGCCCAAGGAAACTTCGATGCGGCTCACACGGCAGCGGAAGAAGCCCTGATGGAAGTGGAACGCCTGGTGGTGAACCACGCCGAAGCGCTCTGA
- a CDS encoding Re/Si-specific NAD(P)(+) transhydrogenase subunit alpha, which yields MPRLLIPVESTPGETRVAATPDTVKKFMSFGCDVSLERGAGTSSGYLDQAYADQGAQLIDPGDAAGWSQADILLCVQPPSAASLARLRQGALVVGLLSPYANEELTATLKHGALSAMALELLPRISRAQSADALSSQANIAGYKSVLLASAALDRYFPMLMTAAGTVQPAKVVILGAGVAGLQAVATARRLGAVVYVSDIRPAVKEQVESLGARFIVPPEMEDKPAESGGYAKQASDAFLAAQRQQLSDQLAEADVAICTAQVPGRRAPRLISEDMLDRMRPGAVVVDLAVAQGGNCADTVPGETVDRKGVKLIGGNDLPCSVPNHASALYARNLVALLEPTLKDGDLKLDLEDELIAGCLVAHDGSIRRGDVLTPGAS from the coding sequence TTGCCCAGACTTCTAATACCGGTGGAGTCGACACCGGGGGAAACCCGGGTCGCGGCAACGCCCGACACGGTGAAGAAATTCATGTCCTTCGGCTGCGATGTTTCCTTGGAGCGCGGAGCCGGTACGTCGTCCGGATATCTCGATCAGGCCTATGCCGATCAGGGTGCGCAGTTGATCGACCCCGGTGATGCTGCCGGGTGGTCCCAGGCCGACATCCTTCTCTGTGTTCAACCGCCCTCCGCGGCCAGCCTGGCTCGCCTGCGGCAGGGTGCCTTGGTGGTGGGTTTGCTCTCCCCTTATGCCAACGAGGAGCTGACAGCAACCCTGAAGCACGGCGCGCTCTCGGCCATGGCCCTGGAGCTGTTGCCCCGAATCAGCCGAGCGCAGTCAGCGGATGCCCTCTCGTCTCAGGCCAACATCGCCGGTTACAAGTCGGTGCTCCTCGCCTCAGCGGCCCTCGACCGCTATTTCCCCATGTTGATGACCGCCGCAGGCACGGTGCAGCCGGCCAAGGTGGTGATTCTTGGTGCTGGTGTGGCGGGCCTTCAGGCGGTGGCCACAGCACGCCGTCTCGGCGCTGTGGTCTACGTCAGCGACATCAGGCCCGCGGTCAAGGAACAGGTCGAATCCCTCGGTGCTCGTTTCATCGTGCCCCCTGAAATGGAGGACAAGCCCGCGGAATCCGGCGGCTACGCCAAGCAGGCCTCCGATGCGTTCCTGGCGGCCCAACGGCAGCAGCTTTCTGATCAGCTGGCTGAAGCGGACGTGGCCATCTGCACGGCTCAGGTGCCTGGACGCCGCGCACCGCGTCTGATCAGTGAGGACATGCTCGATCGCATGCGCCCCGGAGCCGTGGTGGTGGACCTGGCGGTGGCCCAGGGCGGCAACTGCGCCGACACCGTTCCCGGTGAGACCGTGGACCGTAAGGGTGTGAAGCTGATCGGAGGCAACGATCTCCCCTGCAGCGTGCCCAACCACGCCAGTGCGCTCTATGCGCGCAATCTGGTGGCTCTGCTGGAGCCCACCCTTAAGGACGGTGATCTCAAGCTCGACCTCGAGGATGAGTTGATCGCCGGTTGTCTTGTGGCCCATGACGGCAGCATCCGTCGCGGCGATGTTCTTACCCCTGGAGCGAGCTGA
- a CDS encoding NAD(P) transhydrogenase subunit alpha: protein MLVEFLWVLLLGSLLGLELIGKVPPTLHTPLMSGANAISGITVLAALTLMIKAGDNTVLLVLGAVSLGFALFNVIGGFLVTDRMLAMFSRKPARKENR from the coding sequence ATGTTGGTTGAATTCCTCTGGGTGCTGCTTCTCGGCAGCCTTCTCGGCCTTGAGCTCATCGGCAAGGTGCCTCCCACCCTGCACACGCCGCTGATGAGCGGCGCCAATGCCATCTCCGGAATCACGGTTCTAGCCGCGCTCACCCTGATGATCAAGGCCGGTGACAACACGGTGTTGCTGGTGCTGGGTGCCGTGTCTCTCGGTTTCGCTCTGTTCAATGTGATCGGTGGCTTCCTGGTCACCGACAGGATGCTGGCCATGTTCAGCCGTAAGCCCGCCCGCAAGGAGAACCGCTGA
- a CDS encoding NAD(P)(+) transhydrogenase (Re/Si-specific) subunit beta: MSVSLILKYAIELVAVLLLALGIKGLSKVRSARGANQLAAVAMALAVLGLLINYAGDGGIAASAWIWIIAGTLAGGILGAITAQRVPMTSMPETVALFNGCGGMSSLLVALGVALFPEAGGSDLVAVVSIVVSVFVGAITFTGSIVAMAKLQGWLSTPAWMQSRLRHAVNIALAVLSLVAAVKLIASGEGGQGLWLLVIGSGLLGVGVTLPIGGADMPVVISLLNSYSGVAAAAAGFVVGSQLLIVAGAMVGAAGLILTQVMCDGMNRSLVSVLFGGALGASSGGGGGGGEYTNITSCSAEECALTLEAAERVIIVPGYGLAVAQAQHTLREVTRVLESAGVDVAYAIHPVAGRMPGHMNVLLAEADVPYEQLKEMDQINPEFPATDVVLVLGANDVVNPQAKNDSSSPLYGMPVLDVQEARTVFVVKRGMSAGYSGIKNDLFELANTSMVFGDAKKVLGDLLTELKDLGLGKK; encoded by the coding sequence ATGTCCGTTTCGCTGATCCTCAAATACGCGATCGAACTGGTTGCGGTTCTGCTGCTGGCCCTGGGCATCAAGGGCCTCTCCAAGGTGCGCTCGGCCCGCGGTGCCAATCAGCTGGCCGCCGTGGCCATGGCCCTGGCGGTGCTCGGGTTGCTGATTAATTACGCCGGTGATGGTGGAATTGCCGCCAGCGCCTGGATCTGGATCATCGCCGGCACCCTGGCTGGTGGAATCCTCGGTGCCATCACGGCGCAACGGGTCCCGATGACCTCCATGCCGGAGACCGTCGCCCTGTTCAACGGCTGCGGCGGGATGTCCTCTTTGCTGGTGGCCCTCGGCGTTGCGCTGTTCCCAGAAGCCGGTGGTTCAGATCTGGTGGCGGTCGTGTCGATCGTCGTGTCTGTGTTCGTTGGTGCGATCACCTTCACGGGTTCGATCGTGGCCATGGCCAAGCTTCAGGGCTGGCTTTCCACACCGGCCTGGATGCAGAGCCGCCTGCGCCATGCGGTGAACATTGCCCTGGCGGTGCTCTCCCTGGTGGCAGCGGTCAAGTTGATTGCCTCCGGCGAGGGGGGCCAGGGTCTGTGGTTGCTGGTGATTGGCTCAGGTCTGCTCGGCGTCGGCGTGACGCTGCCCATCGGTGGTGCCGATATGCCGGTGGTGATCTCTCTGCTGAACAGTTATTCCGGTGTCGCGGCGGCCGCGGCTGGCTTCGTTGTCGGGAGTCAGCTGTTGATCGTGGCCGGGGCCATGGTCGGGGCCGCCGGTTTGATCCTCACCCAGGTGATGTGCGATGGCATGAATCGCTCGCTGGTGTCGGTGCTGTTCGGTGGGGCTCTGGGGGCTTCATCCGGTGGCGGCGGTGGTGGCGGGGAATACACCAACATCACCAGCTGCAGTGCCGAGGAATGTGCACTCACCCTCGAGGCCGCTGAGCGGGTGATCATTGTTCCCGGCTATGGCCTGGCGGTGGCCCAGGCCCAGCACACCCTGCGCGAGGTGACCCGCGTGCTGGAAAGCGCCGGCGTCGATGTGGCCTACGCCATTCACCCTGTGGCTGGCCGGATGCCCGGCCACATGAACGTGCTGCTGGCCGAGGCCGATGTGCCCTATGAGCAGCTCAAGGAAATGGATCAGATCAACCCTGAGTTTCCCGCCACCGATGTGGTGCTGGTTCTTGGGGCCAACGACGTGGTTAATCCCCAGGCCAAGAACGATTCCAGTTCCCCGCTCTACGGCATGCCTGTTCTCGATGTTCAGGAAGCCCGCACGGTGTTTGTCGTGAAGCGCGGCATGAGTGCTGGCTACTCGGGCATCAAGAACGATCTGTTTGAACTGGCGAACACCTCGATGGTGTTCGGTGATGCCAAGAAGGTGCTTGGCGATCTGCTCACGGAACTCAAGGATCTCGGACTGGGCAAGAAGTGA
- a CDS encoding alpha/beta fold hydrolase: MIVPGSNDPRLLQQLGVESFQQRLPWIGGDLQTLRDTLRPVELPTDRGDPVQISVPALASGAAEPGELLAYLDRPLGDGDADSPPAPKALVVVLHGLGGSSRREGLRRLTLSLQGAGFAVLRLNLRGADPGRHLAGGTYAAACNSDLLPVLERARHLAAALAREAGRAKPLPLWGAGISLGGTMLLNACLDQRGALDALFCASSPLDLAACSASIERPRNRIYQRWLLQRLVRQTLADPFGVTALEEQQLRDDPPGSIRAFDAAVTAPRWGFASVEDYYVGASPLPRLITSLKLLPPTLLLQALDDPWVPADSAIQLQASLAERQLSGPEQTLQIQLTARGGHNGFHSPGDNLIHGCWSDRLACAWFNGRLSWNKT, from the coding sequence GTGATTGTGCCTGGATCGAACGACCCCCGGTTGCTGCAGCAGCTGGGGGTTGAATCGTTTCAGCAGCGCCTTCCCTGGATCGGTGGAGATCTGCAGACCCTGAGGGACACCCTCAGACCCGTGGAGCTGCCCACCGATCGGGGGGATCCCGTTCAGATTTCAGTGCCGGCCCTGGCCAGTGGGGCTGCCGAACCTGGCGAACTGCTGGCCTATCTGGATCGTCCTCTTGGCGATGGTGATGCTGACTCACCACCAGCGCCGAAGGCCTTGGTGGTGGTCTTGCATGGGTTAGGGGGCTCCAGCCGCCGAGAGGGACTGCGCCGCCTGACCCTCAGCCTGCAAGGGGCCGGGTTTGCTGTATTGCGGCTGAATCTGCGTGGTGCCGACCCTGGCCGCCATTTGGCTGGCGGCACCTACGCAGCCGCTTGCAACAGTGATCTGCTGCCGGTGCTGGAGCGGGCTCGGCATCTGGCTGCGGCATTGGCGCGGGAGGCCGGCCGCGCAAAGCCATTGCCGCTTTGGGGCGCGGGAATCTCCCTGGGGGGAACGATGCTGCTGAATGCCTGTCTTGATCAGAGAGGCGCCCTGGATGCCTTGTTTTGTGCCAGCAGCCCGCTGGACCTGGCCGCCTGCAGCGCGTCGATTGAACGGCCGCGCAACCGCATCTATCAACGTTGGCTGTTGCAGCGATTGGTGCGCCAGACCCTCGCCGATCCCTTCGGTGTGACGGCTCTTGAGGAGCAGCAGCTTCGGGACGATCCGCCAGGGTCGATTCGCGCTTTTGATGCTGCTGTCACCGCGCCGCGTTGGGGCTTTGCCTCAGTGGAGGATTACTACGTTGGTGCATCTCCTCTGCCACGGTTGATCACGTCATTGAAGCTCCTGCCACCCACGTTGTTGCTGCAGGCTCTTGATGATCCCTGGGTCCCTGCCGACTCAGCGATCCAATTGCAGGCCTCATTGGCTGAACGTCAACTGTCAGGGCCAGAGCAGACGCTTCAGATTCAGTTGACAGCCCGAGGTGGGCACAACGGATTTCATTCACCCGGTGACAATCTCATCCACGGCTGCTGGTCGGATCGCTTGGCGTGCGCCTGGTTCAACGGCAGACTTTCGTGGAACAAGACTTGA